The Oceanispirochaeta sp. genome window below encodes:
- the cfpA gene encoding cytoplasmic filament protein CfpA produces the protein MAGDLPRSPNVFHPTKPSAVGSRNSLAQDGRLQNDEFERVVQEESEKILKEIETKLPQEVLKELDVMGGLKQKLYNYYNQNYQNMFNRYVVTTEDEMVKKIRGFIDKEENKALARYTPKEISEMLDQIGGADKFNTAEVEKSIVNMYGHLQGHVQRGLNDLENETNALLRQKTDVGAFIRGENAYSIIKCSFKDNAFKPKVVSDVKLSINILESELISPILQYQASVEYIIKDQISKTISEFIDREIEVLQDQLVDEGKEELTDSELMFERIKKVTDFTDDEKEDESSRRYAFMAKNMVEKIEGLRAEIPRDEFDSQNIRENIKRIVDDENIRNRGFNTAVNNLTSILDTSKMGYQFVENLKNARELIIKEYEDADPARLPDERYQITLKFYDNDQLEKLRKNYDEQVDEFRREVLHAWDVVEVVYQGKKSRGKINDFDDLSKKTSASIKKQIKDVSGDPTYEEQEKNWNEIMRLRVEDTDVERLNQTYVYEKELLKKMLRKSKEKVAITFGYENPKMRVVADQRIDFLEKEVEEFDYIINPYHVQPGLVLDVDITSIKRKKYTLNSMANVMNEFLNGVSKGFADAAFASFKRRRSTVRDDINQTFGDSSGAAAPVSTEYANKLKSLNEGKETPKGKADVTPSKSSRKKVNLDELSEI, from the coding sequence ATGGCTGGTGATCTTCCCAGAAGTCCTAATGTATTTCACCCAACAAAACCGTCTGCTGTAGGTTCAAGAAACAGTCTTGCACAGGATGGACGTCTTCAGAATGATGAGTTCGAACGTGTCGTACAGGAAGAATCCGAAAAGATTCTAAAAGAAATTGAGACAAAACTCCCTCAGGAAGTTCTTAAAGAACTTGATGTTATGGGTGGTCTGAAGCAGAAACTGTATAACTATTACAACCAGAACTACCAGAACATGTTCAATCGGTATGTTGTTACCACTGAAGATGAAATGGTCAAAAAGATTCGGGGTTTCATTGATAAAGAGGAAAATAAGGCTCTTGCCCGATACACTCCAAAAGAAATTTCAGAAATGTTGGACCAGATTGGTGGTGCTGATAAATTTAACACTGCCGAAGTTGAAAAGTCCATTGTTAATATGTACGGTCACCTTCAGGGTCATGTTCAGAGAGGTCTCAATGATCTTGAAAATGAAACAAATGCTTTACTGAGACAGAAGACGGATGTCGGTGCTTTCATCAGAGGTGAAAATGCTTATTCCATCATCAAGTGTTCTTTCAAAGATAACGCATTCAAACCAAAGGTCGTTTCTGATGTGAAGCTCTCTATCAACATTCTTGAATCTGAACTGATCAGTCCGATCCTTCAGTATCAGGCTTCTGTTGAATATATTATCAAAGATCAGATTTCCAAAACAATTTCTGAATTTATTGATAGAGAAATTGAAGTTCTTCAGGATCAGCTGGTGGATGAAGGAAAAGAGGAACTTACCGATTCCGAACTGATGTTCGAAAGAATCAAAAAAGTTACTGATTTTACCGATGATGAAAAAGAAGATGAATCCTCCAGACGCTATGCCTTTATGGCCAAAAACATGGTTGAAAAAATTGAAGGTCTGAGAGCTGAAATTCCAAGAGATGAATTTGATTCTCAGAACATCAGAGAAAATATTAAACGGATTGTGGATGACGAAAACATCCGAAACAGAGGTTTCAACACAGCCGTAAACAATCTGACATCCATTCTTGATACCAGTAAAATGGGTTATCAGTTTGTTGAAAACCTGAAGAATGCCCGTGAGTTGATTATCAAGGAATATGAAGATGCAGATCCTGCAAGACTTCCTGATGAGAGGTATCAGATCACACTGAAATTCTATGACAATGATCAGCTTGAAAAACTGAGAAAGAATTATGATGAACAGGTTGATGAATTCAGAAGAGAAGTTCTTCATGCCTGGGATGTTGTAGAAGTTGTTTACCAGGGTAAGAAATCCAGAGGCAAAATTAATGACTTTGATGATCTGAGTAAAAAAACGTCAGCAAGTATCAAAAAGCAGATCAAAGATGTTTCTGGTGATCCCACTTATGAAGAGCAGGAAAAGAACTGGAATGAAATCATGCGTCTCCGTGTTGAAGACACAGATGTCGAGCGCCTGAATCAGACATATGTCTACGAAAAAGAGCTTCTTAAGAAGATGCTTAGGAAATCTAAAGAAAAAGTGGCCATAACATTCGGTTATGAAAATCCGAAAATGAGAGTTGTAGCTGATCAGAGAATTGACTTTCTTGAAAAAGAAGTGGAAGAATTTGATTACATCATCAACCCTTATCATGTTCAGCCCGGTCTTGTTCTTGATGTGGATATTACAAGTATCAAACGTAAGAAATACACCTTGAACAGCATGGCTAATGTAATGAATGAATTTTTGAATGGTGTTTCCAAAGGGTTTGCCGATGCAGCATTTGCTTCCTTTAAGAGACGTCGTTCAACGGTTCGTGATGACATCAATCAGACTTTTGGTGATTCCAGTGGCGCCGCAGCTCCTGTTTCAACAGAATATGCAAATAAACTGAAGTCTTTGAACGAAGGAAAAGAAACTCCAAAGGGAAAGGCTGACGTTACTCCTTCCAAATCAAGCAGGAAGAAAGTAAATCTGGATGAATTAAGCGAGATCTAA